One region of Synechococcus elongatus PCC 11801 genomic DNA includes:
- the htpG gene encoding molecular chaperone HtpG — MAILEQGNITIHTDNIFPIIKKSLYSEHEIFLRELISNAVDAIQKLKMVSYAGELQGDIGEPQITLSVDRDRKQLKIADNGIGMTADEIKRYINQVAFSSAEDFIEKYKGGADQPIIGHFGLGFYSAFIVADRVEIETLSYQQDAVPVHWTCDGSPSFELSEGTRTERGTTIILNLSEDELEYLEPARIRQLVKTYCDFMPVPIVLDGEVLNKQKAIWRESASNLKEEDYQEFYRYLYPFQDDPLLWVHLNTDYPYQVNGILYFPKLRPDIDPTQGQIKLFCNQVFVSDHCEEVVPRFLLPMRGVIDSPDIPLNVSRSALQADRKVRSIAGFIAKKVGDRLKELYRSQRDQYLNIWSDLSTFVKFGCLNDQKFREQVKEILVFRSSADLSEASSSDRGQDGQGNWYTTLQAYLERNKEKHENRVYYCTDAASQATYIELFRKKGLEVLYLDSFIDSHFVSLLEQEYQDVRFSRVDAELDDTLLDAEEAEIVDPKTNKTRSQTLKELFETAIANPRINVRTESLKDTDASAPPAMVLLPEAARRMREMSAFLGQDTSNLPDDHILLVNTAHPLVQNILSLQQGAILSSDGQSPSQALAAQLCRHVYDLALMTQKGFDADGMKAFIERSNAVLTALTAR, encoded by the coding sequence ATGGCGATCCTAGAGCAAGGCAATATCACAATTCATACCGACAATATTTTCCCGATCATCAAAAAATCGCTCTATTCTGAGCATGAAATTTTTCTGCGGGAATTGATTTCTAATGCTGTCGATGCCATCCAAAAGCTGAAGATGGTGTCCTATGCAGGTGAGTTACAGGGTGACATCGGTGAACCCCAAATTACTCTTAGTGTCGATCGCGATCGCAAACAACTCAAAATTGCTGATAACGGCATCGGCATGACAGCTGATGAAATTAAACGCTACATCAATCAAGTTGCTTTCTCCAGCGCAGAAGATTTTATCGAAAAGTATAAAGGTGGCGCTGATCAGCCAATCATTGGCCACTTTGGGCTCGGCTTCTATTCAGCATTTATTGTTGCCGATCGGGTTGAGATTGAAACTCTATCTTACCAACAGGATGCAGTTCCAGTCCATTGGACCTGCGATGGCTCACCGAGTTTTGAGCTGTCGGAAGGGACCCGCACAGAACGAGGCACCACGATTATTCTCAACCTCAGCGAAGATGAGCTGGAATATCTAGAGCCTGCTCGTATCCGCCAACTGGTGAAGACTTACTGTGACTTCATGCCAGTGCCGATTGTCTTAGACGGAGAAGTCTTAAATAAACAAAAAGCAATTTGGCGGGAATCAGCAAGCAATCTGAAAGAAGAAGACTATCAAGAGTTCTATCGCTATCTCTATCCCTTCCAAGATGATCCATTGCTGTGGGTTCACCTGAACACAGACTATCCCTATCAGGTCAACGGCATTCTCTATTTCCCGAAGTTGCGACCGGATATTGATCCCACACAAGGGCAGATAAAACTCTTCTGTAATCAGGTCTTTGTCAGCGATCACTGCGAAGAAGTTGTGCCCCGCTTCCTGTTGCCTATGCGCGGTGTAATCGATAGCCCGGACATTCCCCTCAATGTCTCGCGCAGTGCGCTCCAAGCCGATCGTAAAGTCCGGAGCATTGCAGGTTTTATCGCTAAAAAAGTCGGCGATCGCCTCAAGGAACTCTATCGTTCTCAACGTGATCAGTACTTGAATATTTGGTCAGATCTCAGCACCTTTGTGAAGTTTGGCTGCCTCAACGATCAGAAATTTCGTGAGCAAGTCAAAGAGATCCTCGTCTTCCGGAGTAGTGCAGATCTCAGTGAGGCCAGCAGCAGCGATCGCGGCCAAGATGGACAAGGCAACTGGTACACAACCCTGCAAGCTTATCTAGAGCGGAATAAGGAAAAACATGAAAACCGCGTCTATTACTGCACAGATGCCGCGAGCCAAGCGACTTACATTGAACTGTTCCGCAAGAAAGGGCTAGAGGTTCTCTATCTCGATAGCTTCATCGATAGTCACTTCGTTAGCTTGTTAGAGCAAGAGTATCAAGACGTTCGCTTCTCACGAGTGGATGCTGAACTGGATGACACGTTGCTCGATGCTGAAGAAGCAGAAATTGTCGATCCAAAAACCAATAAAACTCGCAGTCAAACCCTGAAGGAACTGTTTGAAACCGCGATCGCTAATCCGCGTATCAATGTGCGGACTGAATCTTTAAAAGATACAGATGCCAGCGCTCCGCCCGCAATGGTGCTCTTGCCAGAAGCGGCACGACGGATGCGTGAAATGAGTGCCTTTTTGGGTCAGGATACCAGCAACCTGCCTGATGATCACATCTTGCTGGTCAACACGGCACATCCCTTAGTGCAAAACATCCTCAGTCTTCAACAAGGTGCAATCCTAAGCAGTGATGGACAATCACCGAGTCAAGCCTTGGCAGCACAACTCTGTCGCCATGTTTATGACTTGGCTTTGATGACGCAAAAAGGCTTTGATGCTGATGGAATGAAAGCCTTTATTGAGCGATCGAATGCTGTGCTCACTGCATTGACGGCTCGCTAG
- a CDS encoding PAS domain S-box protein, producing the protein MSIDLPTLSATLIFLNSLQTIVLVVQSRVMHFAPRLNYWSAGNFCFILGLFLYLFASTFTIGQIAADYALILGSALIYWGTREFLGLAHSWGRYPLRLAVLCCFASLGLIEISSESNYLAQAILTAAIAVFSGLTARLLFYYRQRLVLIPSLFLGSLFLITMISCSGLATFIFLGLLGKGFISLEVLQIATSFQLLATSTLWTFSLVLAINQQAAVVSQEEQETAEKIFNASPDAILITRLSDGVVIRANNSFLALTGQTRPKIIGQSILDVDLWRNQRDRSQMIDCLLAKGYCEDLEVHLQRSDQSDFIGLVTAKIIKINGQYHIISTIRDITQKQQVELALRESEERFELAVRGSAAAIWDWNIETGDLYFSSRYLTMLGYEASDPSVLPAKATSFFDFLHPDDRGSIQAALEAHFSSAQYPYDVEYRLQHQSGEYRWFQSTGIAVRDPQGQPYRMVGSTIDITSRKQAEEALRESEQNYRTVVNSGQALIWLAGGDGLCYYFNSAWLNFTGRSLEQESGEGWIQGVHPDDVQACVSAYHAAFAVRESFKIEYRLRRYDGEYRWVLTEGSPRHDSRGKFLGFIIHSLDIHDLKAIEAALYREQEFTRTLLDNLTDGVVACDAQGCLVLFNQAARDWHGFDALAIPSNQWSQYYNLYEPDGLSLLPTEAIPLVRAFNQEKVHDTEMMIDAQHCSPRWVLSSGGPFFDAQNHFLGAVVVMRDITAQREAERQLQQALGEAERFRAALNEVSSHVYMKDLNSHYTYANRATLEFLNISLEDLIGKSDFDLFPKVTAQSLRSIDSRVFQGEQTREEVQLIHPQSGEMRFYLDLKTPIYESFNSGKIIGLLGIATDLTERRQLEEQLQQQATTDGLTGIINRRQFINLAQNELNRVHRFKNELPLSLALIDIDHFKVINDSYGHTIGDQVLMVWADICQQNIRKIDIFARLGGDEFVVLFPETDGSQAYQVMQRIRQTLIQQSLNLPQQAIAITISVGIAVLTPEVFTLDQLLDRADRALYQAKNEGRDRVILLESTSEENA; encoded by the coding sequence ATGAGTATTGACCTTCCAACCCTTTCTGCAACGCTCATTTTCCTCAACAGCCTGCAGACAATTGTGCTCGTCGTTCAGTCGCGAGTCATGCACTTTGCACCTCGATTGAATTATTGGAGTGCAGGCAATTTTTGCTTTATTCTCGGTCTTTTTCTTTATCTATTTGCAAGCACATTTACGATTGGTCAAATTGCCGCTGATTATGCCCTAATTCTGGGTTCAGCACTCATCTATTGGGGAACGCGAGAGTTTTTAGGGCTAGCACACTCTTGGGGTCGGTATCCGCTAAGGCTTGCTGTACTGTGCTGCTTTGCATCACTAGGACTGATTGAGATCAGTAGTGAATCGAACTATTTGGCTCAAGCCATTTTGACAGCGGCGATCGCTGTGTTCTCTGGGTTAACTGCTCGCCTACTGTTCTACTACCGACAGCGACTTGTCTTAATTCCATCACTTTTTTTAGGATCGCTGTTTCTCATCACGATGATTTCTTGTAGCGGTCTAGCCACGTTTATATTTCTAGGACTTCTTGGCAAGGGTTTCATTTCGCTGGAGGTGCTGCAGATTGCAACCAGCTTTCAACTCTTGGCCACTAGCACACTTTGGACTTTCAGCTTAGTCCTGGCAATTAATCAACAGGCGGCCGTAGTCAGTCAAGAAGAACAAGAAACTGCAGAGAAGATTTTTAATGCTAGCCCTGATGCAATCTTAATCACACGGTTATCAGACGGTGTTGTGATTCGGGCTAACAATAGTTTTCTGGCGCTAACAGGTCAAACTCGTCCCAAGATTATTGGTCAATCCATTCTTGATGTAGATCTCTGGCGTAATCAGCGCGATCGCAGTCAGATGATTGATTGTTTACTGGCAAAAGGATACTGCGAAGACTTAGAGGTTCATCTTCAACGATCTGACCAAAGTGATTTTATTGGACTAGTGACCGCCAAAATAATTAAAATCAATGGTCAGTATCATATTATTAGTACCATTCGAGATATCACCCAAAAACAGCAAGTTGAGCTTGCCCTACGTGAAAGTGAAGAACGGTTTGAACTAGCAGTTCGTGGGTCAGCTGCGGCTATTTGGGATTGGAATATTGAGACTGGTGATCTCTATTTTTCTTCTCGTTATCTAACTATGCTGGGATATGAGGCGTCTGATCCTTCAGTCCTGCCTGCTAAGGCGACGAGCTTTTTCGATTTCTTGCATCCGGACGATCGCGGCTCAATCCAAGCAGCCTTGGAGGCACATTTTTCATCTGCGCAATATCCCTATGATGTTGAATATCGCCTGCAGCACCAATCCGGAGAATATCGCTGGTTTCAGTCCACTGGCATTGCTGTTCGCGACCCACAGGGTCAGCCCTACCGTATGGTTGGGTCAACCATCGATATAACTAGTCGAAAACAAGCAGAGGAAGCACTGAGAGAAAGTGAGCAAAATTATCGTACGGTTGTCAATTCTGGACAAGCACTAATTTGGTTGGCAGGCGGTGATGGACTCTGCTATTACTTTAACTCCGCTTGGTTAAATTTCACTGGGCGATCGTTAGAACAAGAGTCTGGAGAGGGCTGGATTCAAGGTGTGCATCCTGATGATGTCCAAGCCTGTGTAAGTGCCTACCATGCAGCCTTCGCAGTGCGAGAAAGCTTCAAAATTGAATACCGTTTACGTCGTTATGATGGCGAATACCGCTGGGTACTGACTGAAGGAAGCCCTCGTCATGATAGCCGCGGAAAATTTTTAGGGTTTATTATCCACAGCCTTGATATTCACGATCTCAAAGCCATTGAAGCTGCCTTATATCGAGAGCAGGAGTTTACTCGCACACTCCTGGATAATCTCACAGATGGTGTCGTCGCCTGTGATGCACAGGGTTGCTTAGTACTCTTCAACCAAGCCGCTCGGGATTGGCACGGCTTCGATGCTTTAGCAATTCCCAGTAATCAATGGAGTCAGTACTACAACCTCTACGAGCCTGACGGATTATCACTCTTACCCACTGAAGCCATTCCTCTCGTCCGCGCGTTCAATCAAGAGAAAGTCCATGATACTGAGATGATGATTGACGCTCAGCATTGCTCACCACGCTGGGTTTTAAGTTCGGGGGGACCATTCTTTGATGCTCAGAATCATTTTCTAGGCGCTGTCGTTGTCATGCGGGATATTACCGCTCAGCGGGAAGCTGAGAGACAACTCCAGCAGGCCCTAGGGGAAGCAGAACGTTTTCGAGCAGCATTAAATGAAGTCAGTTCCCATGTCTATATGAAGGATCTCAACTCGCACTATACTTATGCGAACCGAGCAACCTTAGAGTTCCTCAACATCTCCTTGGAGGACCTCATCGGAAAAAGTGATTTTGATTTATTCCCAAAGGTGACTGCTCAATCTCTACGATCAATCGATTCGCGTGTCTTCCAAGGAGAACAAACGAGAGAAGAAGTTCAACTTATTCATCCTCAGAGTGGAGAAATGAGATTTTATCTCGATCTCAAAACACCCATTTATGAGTCATTCAACAGCGGTAAAATTATTGGCTTACTTGGGATTGCTACTGATCTTACGGAACGTAGACAGCTCGAAGAACAACTGCAACAGCAAGCCACAACTGATGGACTCACTGGGATTATCAATCGTCGGCAGTTTATCAACCTTGCGCAAAATGAGCTCAATCGCGTTCATCGCTTTAAGAATGAGCTGCCGCTTTCCTTAGCCTTAATTGACATCGATCACTTCAAAGTAATCAACGATAGTTATGGACATACAATTGGCGATCAAGTGTTGATGGTTTGGGCTGATATTTGCCAACAAAATATTCGTAAAATTGATATTTTTGCCCGTTTAGGGGGTGATGAGTTTGTCGTCCTTTTCCCCGAAACAGACGGCAGCCAAGCCTATCAAGTGATGCAGCGGATTCGTCAAACCCTGATTCAGCAATCGCTTAACCTACCCCAGCAAGCGATCGCAATTACCATTAGCGTCGGTATTGCCGTTTTGACGCCGGAAGTTTTTACTCTTGACCAGCTCCTTGATCGTGCTGACCGCGCACTCTATCAAGCTAAAAATGAAGGCCGCGATCGCGTCATTTTGCTTGAGTCTACTTCTGAAGAAAATGCTTGA
- a CDS encoding diflavin flavoprotein, which produces MSEGRRRDIQPSWVASGLMVLRARSWERLRFEVEYGLGHGTTSNAYLIQGDRTLLINPPGASFTEIFLASLEAQRPIGELDAVLLSHVNPNRVSTLKELMRLNPGLQVIVSNPAAQALDKLWQVEAQEAPIPPLDLKIVRAEETLDLGRGKVLQLIPTPTPRWPDGLCVFDEQTGWLLSDKFFSAHLCQDALFDEGWTSFREDQRYYFDCVMAPQVRQVQTVLAKFSRLPVQGYAPSHGPLIRYGLHDLTTAYTSWSDRQIQQPQMVALLYASAYGSTATIAEAIAQGITKAGVRVEALNCEVESMDDIRQTLEACDGVVIGSPTLGGHAPTPIQTALGTILATVSRDKPAGVFGSFGWSGEAIDLLENKLKDAGFRLAFEPIRVRFKPTASTLKTCEEAGTDLAQALQRQRRQASRQTSSKLQDSETEATAQAVGRILGSLCVLTTQKEEIRSGMLASWVSQATFNPPGISVAVARDRAVESLLHQGDRFVLNILGENKNVAIQKHFLRPFSPGADRLDGIEFKLSDQGHPILIDAAAWLECRVANRMECGDHWLVYAVVEAGQVQDAEARTAIHHRKSGSHY; this is translated from the coding sequence ATGAGCGAAGGGCGTCGCCGCGATATCCAACCGAGCTGGGTCGCTTCGGGCTTAATGGTGCTGCGGGCTCGCAGTTGGGAACGCCTCCGCTTTGAAGTGGAGTATGGGTTGGGCCACGGTACGACTAGTAATGCCTACCTCATACAGGGCGATCGCACGCTGCTGATCAATCCGCCCGGTGCCTCATTTACGGAAATCTTTCTGGCGAGCCTCGAAGCCCAACGTCCGATTGGTGAACTCGATGCAGTGCTGCTCAGTCACGTCAATCCCAACCGAGTCAGCACCCTAAAAGAGCTGATGCGCCTCAATCCGGGGCTGCAAGTGATTGTTTCTAATCCAGCTGCGCAAGCGCTCGATAAGCTCTGGCAGGTAGAAGCGCAAGAAGCCCCGATTCCCCCCTTAGATCTCAAGATTGTGCGGGCAGAAGAAACCCTCGATCTGGGGCGGGGGAAAGTGCTGCAACTGATTCCAACCCCCACTCCCCGCTGGCCAGACGGACTGTGCGTTTTCGATGAGCAAACGGGCTGGCTGCTCTCTGACAAATTTTTCAGTGCTCATCTCTGCCAAGATGCTCTCTTCGACGAGGGATGGACCTCTTTTCGAGAGGATCAGCGGTATTACTTTGACTGCGTCATGGCGCCGCAGGTCCGCCAGGTCCAAACGGTGCTGGCAAAATTCAGTCGTCTGCCAGTTCAGGGGTATGCGCCGAGTCACGGACCACTGATTCGCTATGGCTTGCACGACCTGACAACTGCTTATACCAGCTGGAGCGATCGCCAAATTCAGCAACCGCAAATGGTGGCGCTGCTCTACGCCTCGGCCTACGGCAGTACCGCCACAATCGCCGAAGCGATCGCGCAAGGAATCACCAAAGCAGGAGTACGGGTGGAAGCCCTGAATTGCGAAGTTGAAAGCATGGATGACATCCGACAGACCCTTGAGGCCTGTGATGGAGTTGTCATCGGCTCACCAACTTTGGGTGGTCATGCGCCAACTCCAATCCAAACGGCGTTGGGAACCATTCTGGCAACCGTCTCTCGAGATAAGCCCGCCGGTGTTTTTGGCTCCTTTGGTTGGAGTGGAGAAGCAATCGATCTGTTGGAAAACAAGCTCAAAGATGCTGGTTTTCGCCTTGCTTTCGAACCCATTCGAGTGCGGTTCAAACCGACTGCGAGCACCCTCAAGACCTGTGAAGAAGCGGGCACTGATTTAGCGCAAGCCTTACAGCGTCAACGCCGCCAGGCTAGTCGACAAACGAGTTCTAAGCTCCAAGATAGTGAAACAGAGGCTACGGCTCAGGCCGTGGGGCGTATCCTTGGCTCGCTCTGTGTGTTGACGACGCAGAAGGAAGAGATTCGCAGCGGCATGCTGGCCTCGTGGGTCTCGCAAGCAACCTTCAATCCACCCGGAATTAGTGTGGCCGTTGCCCGCGATCGCGCTGTTGAATCTCTCCTGCATCAAGGCGATCGCTTTGTGCTCAATATCTTGGGCGAGAACAAGAATGTAGCCATTCAAAAACACTTTCTCAGACCCTTTAGTCCAGGAGCCGATCGTCTCGACGGTATTGAATTTAAGCTGAGTGATCAGGGACATCCCATTTTGATAGATGCGGCCGCTTGGCTAGAATGCCGTGTTGCCAACCGGATGGAATGTGGCGATCACTGGCTGGTCTACGCTGTGGTTGAGGCCGGTCAGGTTCAAGATGCTGAAGCCCGCACTGCCATTCACCACCGCAAGAGCGGTAGTCATTACTGA